TTCGCGGTTTTTCGCGGCCTCGCTCAAGTCGTTCTTAATAAGCTGTTGAACAGGATCCTTTTTATATCCTTCTGGTATAGCAGTGGAATCGCTCTTCACAGCAAGAATAGCATAGTTTTTGTTGTATTCCTTCATAGCGTCTTCGCTGATCGCCCAATCTAGGAAATTTTGTGCGGCTTGCTTAATCGTCTCTTTTTTCATAAGCGCATTGGCTTCCAAATCCCATCCCGAGCCTTCAGTGGGGAATACAACTTCAACCGGAGAACCTTTTTGCGCTTCTTGAATTCCGCGATAGCCGAATGATATGCCGATTGGATATTCTCCCGTTCCGGCAAGCTTGGCAGGTTTAGAACCAGAGTGAACGTACATTGCCATGTTCTGGTCTAGCTTGTCTAGGAACTCCCAGCCTTTATCCTGTCCCATTAGTTGAAGAACGCCCGATACGGTCAAGTATCCAGTTCCGGAAGAAGACGGGTTAGGCATCGTGATCAAACCTTTGTATTCCGGCTTCAGCAAATCTTCATAGCTTTGCGGAATGGCCAGGCCGAGCTTTTCTATTTCCGTTTTATTCACAACGAACGCCGTTTCCCAAGCGTCGATGCCTACCCAACGCGTTTGTTCGTTTTGGGAATCTTTGAATTCCGGTAATATGCGATCTACGCCTTCCGGAGAATATCCCTCAAGCATCCCGTTCTGATCTAACACGAGCAAGCTTGTCGCTGCCAAGCCCCAGACTAAATCGGCTTGCGGGTTGCTTTTCTCGGCAAGTAGCTTAGCCGTTATGATTCCCGTCGAATCACGTACGAAGTTCAGCTTAACGTCCGGATATTTAGCCTTATATGTTGCAAGATAAGCTTGAATTTGGTCATCTTCCAATGCGGTATAAATCGTTAGTTCCTTGCTTTCCTTATCAATTTTTACTCCCTCGGGACTCTCTGATGCCGTTGGGCTAGTCGATGCATTGCTTGGGTCGACATTACCCGTGCCGTTGTTGTTTGCGGATTCGTTCTTACCGCATGCTGCAACGATCGTCATCGTGAGGATCAACGTTAAAATAATTAATAATTGCTTTTTCATGGCTTTTGTTTCTCTCCCTAGTTATCTAATTTTCTTTCTTCTCTCAATATAAAATAGAAGTGTAAACTCACTATTAAGTACAAGTTAATTTATTGTTTTTTATTAGTTATTAGTTGTTTTTCCTTTTACTTAAACATGGATTCTATTGTTTAGATTGAAGGAATGCTTGTCTCTATCATTCCGATTTAAGCTTTAGCGAATACTCAAATAGATTTGCATTTCATCTTGCAATTATAGACCGGTTTTTTTGTACTTAAGAGAAGGTGTACTAGTCGGAATATTATCGTTAGACAAATAAAATACACAGGCTATTGGCCTGTGCATAGTAATTGATAAAGAATTTGAGAATGAACGCAATAAGATGATTAGCCTATGATAGACTCGCGGTCCAGTCACCGAATATCAGGTCTGAAGAGGCGTTATCGCTAAAATCTGCCCGTCCTGAGTGCAAATATAAAGCTCACCCGAAGAGTCCCTGCCAAAAGAAGTAATATTCGCGTCTGATTGCAGTAGCATCCGGTTTTCTACCTTCCCATCCTTGCTTTGATGCAGCGCCCAAATCGAGCCCGAACCGTAATCCGCATAGATATACCAGCCTTCCAGCTCAGGCAATCGTTCACCTCGGTATACATAACCTCCCGTTACAGATACCCCCTGATCACGTCCATATGTAAATATAGGCTGCTCTAATCCCTCTTTATCACAACCGGTCTGAGGATTGAAGCACTCGGTACCTTCTTGAATGCGCCACCCGTAGTTTCCACCCTTCTTTATAACATTAATTTCTTCATATAGATTCTGACCAACATCAGCCCCCCATAGCTTGCCATCTGCTTCGTCGAAGCTGAATCTCCATGGGTTGCGAAGTCCGTATGCATAAATTTCTGGCATTCCTTGATCTATGTAAGGATTGTCAGAGGGAATATCGTATGAGCGTTCCCCCGTTGGCCGATCAACGTCGATTCGAAGGATCTTGCCAAGCAAGCTCTGAAGGTTCTGGCTGTTATTGTGCGGATCTCCGCCACTTCCGCCGTCTCCTGTAGCGATATATAGATAGCCATCCGGTCCGAATGCTAATTGTCCTCCATTGTGATTGGAGAACGGCTGCTCAATGGTTAATAGGATCTGCTCGCTGGTGGGATCTAGGTGTCCCGGGTTTGACGGATCAGCATCAAAGCGTGCGATAATGGTATGTGTTTCTGTCGTGTAATTCACGTACGCCAGATTATTGCGGGTCGGATGAAAGGCAAGTCCCAGTAATCCCTGCTCGCCCTCCTTTTTGTAGACGCGATCCGTAATATCTAGCACCTCTTCGGCCTTATCCGTCGGTCGCTTAATATTCTTGCTTACGATGCGACCAGATTGCTCGACGATGTATACGAGATCGGCATAACCTTGTCGAAGCTCCATGCCCACCGGCCTATCAAAGAGCTGTTCTCCAAAAACATTCTTAACTGCAATTGCATTCGTGTTCTCTTCGGCAGAAGCCGGCTGAGTAACTACTGACTCTTCTGAGCCCCAGCAAGCCGTAAGGCTTACCAACAGCATGACTCCCGATATTGCCATTCCAAATCGTTTCATCCCTAGCAACCCCCTTTACATATGATCTTCGCATAAGAAATTAGGGAGTTCAAGGAACTTCCTACCCTTATTGAAATCTAATAGACCCATGCTCAATTGCACGAGTTACTGATCCACCGAATACTACGATGAGCCGAGCCTGGTTTGTTTTCGGCTCCTTATCGTTGCATTTTGCGAAGATGAGATGGGCTTGGTTCGTTTTCGGCTCGTCATCGTTGCATTTTGCGACGATGAGATGGGCTTGGTTTGTTTTCGGCTCGTCATCGTTGCATTTTGCGACGATGAGATGGGCTTGGTTTGTTTTCGGCTCGTCATCGTTGCATTTTGCGATACGATGAGATGGGCTTGGTTAGTTTTTGGATCGTCATCGTTGCATCTTGCGACGATGAGCTGGGCTTGGTTCGTTTTCGGATCGTCATCGTTGCATTTTGCAACGATAAGCAAGGGTTGGTTAGTTTTTGGATCGTCATCGTTGCATTTTGCGACGATGAGCCGGGCTTGGTTCGTTTTCGGATCGTCATCGTTGCATTTTGCGACGATGAGCCGGGCTTGGTTCGTTTTCGGATCGTCATCGTTGCATTTTGCGACGATGAGCTGGGCTTGGTTTGTTTTCGGCTCCTTATCGTTGCATTTTGCGACGATGAGCCGGGCTTGGTTCGTTTTCGGATCGTCATCGTTGCATTTTGCGACGATGAGCTGGCCTTGGTTGGTTTTCGGCTTCTTATCGTTGCATTTTGCGACGATGAGATTGGCTTGGTTCGTTTTTGGCTCGTCATCGTTGCATTTTGCGACGATGAGCTGGGCTTGGTTGGTTTTCGGAGCCTTATCGTTGCATTTTGCGACGATGAGATTAGCTTGGTTCGTTTTCGGCTCCTTATCGTTGCATATATTAAGAGAAAACGACAGCCGGTAACATCGGCTGTCGTCCCTTTGAGTTTATTGAACAAACGTTCCCTGATAGTTGAATATCAAGTATTATAAATATTTTCACATTCTTCCGCGGTCGGTTCATAAAAACAGTGCTTCTTCCATCGTCCTGCTTGCGGCTGATTATACCAGGTTGGCGGACATGGTCCAGGATTTTCGAACGTTCCCGGACGGAAATACCAAAGGGAGTATTTGCCTGGCCAATTCCGCTCCCCATTCACAGCCCGTTGCGCCAGACGGCGTTCCCTCTCTCTTGCGTTTTGATAGTAAAGACCATGCTGCAACGCTTCGAACGCATGCGGCTGGTTGATCATTTGGGGAATTGTCCGGATTCCTTTAAAATCAGAGCAATTCCCTCTTATTCGGTTAATGCCAACATTTCCAACAAGGAGCATGCCCATTTCGCCTTCGGTCTCAGCTTCAGCTCGAAGCAACCTTGCCAACATATCAACATCCTGTTTTCTGGCTTTTACGACTGCCATTAGCTCACCTCTTTAGATTTCTAGACTCATCTTATTGTAGGCGAAGCGGATGTGTGTACGATTTTCACAGTTTACTCCCGATTACTTGTTTACTTAAGATACGATTCACTATTTCTACACTTATCATCATTAGGGCAAGAAATATTAAGACAACAATTGGAAATAGGGATAAACCAATTTGTGAAGCAATAAGGCCAAACAGAGGGGGAAGCAATGTTGTTCCAGTGTAGGCAACGGCCATTTGGTACCCCATTAATTTGGCTGAATTATCTCTTCCGAAACGAGCAGGAGTTTCATGCAAAAGCCCAGGATAAATGGGAGCAAGACCTAATCCTATAAGAATAATCCCTATGAGAGAAACTGTATCCGGTAAAGGAAGTAGAAGAAGGATTCCCCCTACAATAGTTATTAACTGTCCATATCTAATTAAGACACGATTGCTGACCTGGAGCGAAATAAAGCCGGTAATTAACCTCCCTAGAGTAATTCCAGCATAATACAAAGATATCCATTCGGCAGCACTCTTAGCTGTCATTTCCCGCGGACCAACCAGATAACTGGCTCCCCATAGTCCTATGGTCATCTCCACGCCACAATAAAATAGAAAAGCGACTAGAGTAGGTTTCACACCTTTGATTTGTAGGATATTTACCTTCGTTACAGTTGAATCGACCAGCTCACGATCTGGTTTATTTGGAGTTCCACTCATTCTTGAACGTTCTTCATCACGCTTGGCAGCCACACGTTTCCAAAGAGGAAGCGTAACAAGCAATATAACAACGAGTGAAAACTGAACAATGGCTACCGCAACATATCCTCCC
This portion of the Cohnella abietis genome encodes:
- a CDS encoding cell wall hydrolase — encoded protein: MAVVKARKQDVDMLARLLRAEAETEGEMGMLLVGNVGINRIRGNCSDFKGIRTIPQMINQPHAFEALQHGLYYQNARERERRLAQRAVNGERNWPGKYSLWYFRPGTFENPGPCPPTWYNQPQAGRWKKHCFYEPTAEECENIYNT
- a CDS encoding putative 2-aminoethylphosphonate ABC transporter substrate-binding protein, which encodes MKKQLLIILTLILTMTIVAACGKNESANNNGTGNVDPSNASTSPTASESPEGVKIDKESKELTIYTALEDDQIQAYLATYKAKYPDVKLNFVRDSTGIITAKLLAEKSNPQADLVWGLAATSLLVLDQNGMLEGYSPEGVDRILPEFKDSQNEQTRWVGIDAWETAFVVNKTEIEKLGLAIPQSYEDLLKPEYKGLITMPNPSSSGTGYLTVSGVLQLMGQDKGWEFLDKLDQNMAMYVHSGSKPAKLAGTGEYPIGISFGYRGIQEAQKGSPVEVVFPTEGSGWDLEANALMKKETIKQAAQNFLDWAISEDAMKEYNKNYAILAVKSDSTAIPEGYKKDPVQQLIKNDLSEAAKNREGTLTEWDKRYSTKSEPKT
- a CDS encoding MFS transporter, which translates into the protein MATWFLIIIYLAFISLGLPDSLLGSAWPVMWQDLGTSMGSAGIVSMTIAAGTIVSSLASGAIVKRLGTGKVTLISCLLTAGALLGFSISPSMVWLIIFAIPLGLGGGSVDAALNHYVAENYKAHHMNWLHCFWGVGATMGPIVMSGYIGDNDFWRGGYVAVAIVQFSLVVILLVTLPLWKRVAAKRDEERSRMSGTPNKPDRELVDSTVTKVNILQIKGVKPTLVAFLFYCGVEMTIGLWGASYLVGPREMTAKSAAEWISLYYAGITLGRLITGFISLQVSNRVLIRYGQLITIVGGILLLLPLPDTVSLIGIILIGLGLAPIYPGLLHETPARFGRDNSAKLMGYQMAVAYTGTTLLPPLFGLIASQIGLSLFPIVVLIFLALMMISVEIVNRILSKQVIGSKL
- a CDS encoding PQQ-dependent sugar dehydrogenase, translating into MKRFGMAISGVMLLVSLTACWGSEESVVTQPASAEENTNAIAVKNVFGEQLFDRPVGMELRQGYADLVYIVEQSGRIVSKNIKRPTDKAEEVLDITDRVYKKEGEQGLLGLAFHPTRNNLAYVNYTTETHTIIARFDADPSNPGHLDPTSEQILLTIEQPFSNHNGGQLAFGPDGYLYIATGDGGSGGDPHNNSQNLQSLLGKILRIDVDRPTGERSYDIPSDNPYIDQGMPEIYAYGLRNPWRFSFDEADGKLWGADVGQNLYEEINVIKKGGNYGWRIQEGTECFNPQTGCDKEGLEQPIFTYGRDQGVSVTGGYVYRGERLPELEGWYIYADYGSGSIWALHQSKDGKVENRMLLQSDANITSFGRDSSGELYICTQDGQILAITPLQT